A section of the Pedobacter sp. HDW13 genome encodes:
- a CDS encoding bestrophin family protein: MHAGKKYTFLEFIIWTRRDIYRLTILAIIPTVLYHYCAFTFLSISWVPVALLGTAVSFIISFKNNASYARLWEARQIYGAIINSSRAFGVMVRDYLAVHDKKTDVEIIFYRHFAWLTALRFQLREPRAWENSNDPRNIEYARLYRVSEKADRLEDSLAQYLSADELKYILTKKNKATQLMALQSAHINKLVVSGVLTELQLQSLQNTITSFYDNQGKAERIKNFPYPRHFSSIATIMLNLFVFLVPYGLLNEFNKLGNGTLIEGYSIWLNIPFAILLTWVFNSLDIVGESSTNPFEGSANDVPITNISRTIEIDMRDMLDETDLPPSLTPEHFILM, encoded by the coding sequence ATGCATGCAGGAAAAAAATATACTTTTCTGGAATTTATTATCTGGACCAGGCGCGATATTTATCGCTTAACCATTCTGGCCATTATTCCTACCGTACTTTATCATTATTGCGCTTTTACGTTTCTTTCCATTTCCTGGGTACCTGTAGCGCTTTTGGGCACCGCAGTTTCATTTATCATTAGTTTTAAAAATAATGCCAGTTATGCCCGCCTTTGGGAAGCCCGGCAAATTTATGGTGCAATAATCAATTCGAGCAGGGCATTTGGCGTAATGGTTCGTGATTATCTGGCAGTTCATGATAAAAAAACAGATGTGGAAATCATTTTTTACCGCCACTTTGCCTGGCTAACCGCATTACGTTTTCAGTTAAGGGAGCCCAGGGCATGGGAAAACTCAAACGATCCGCGCAATATCGAATATGCCCGGCTTTACCGTGTTTCAGAAAAAGCAGATCGCCTGGAAGATAGCCTTGCGCAATACCTTTCTGCTGATGAGTTAAAATATATTTTGACCAAGAAGAACAAGGCTACCCAATTAATGGCACTGCAATCGGCCCATATTAATAAACTTGTGGTCAGCGGAGTTTTAACCGAACTGCAACTGCAATCTTTACAAAATACCATTACCAGCTTTTACGATAACCAGGGTAAGGCCGAAAGGATTAAAAATTTTCCTTATCCACGCCATTTTTCATCTATAGCCACCATTATGCTAAATTTATTTGTGTTTTTAGTTCCATATGGATTGCTAAACGAGTTTAATAAGTTAGGCAACGGTACTTTAATTGAAGGATATTCCATCTGGTTAAATATTCCCTTCGCTATTTTGTTAACCTGGGTTTTTAATTCGCTTGATATTGTTGGCGAAAGCTCAACCAACCCTTTCGAAGGAAGTGCGAACGATGTGCCCATTACCAATATTTCCAGGACGATAGAAATTGACATGCGGGATATGCTCGATGAAACCGATCTGCCGCCGTCACTTACGCCAGAGCATTTTATACTGATGTAA
- a CDS encoding glycoside hydrolase family 15 protein, whose product MPEQHLYQTGIIGNCAFLAHVNKNTDISWLCWPRFDSSFVFGSLLDNEKGGEFSIRPQGEFSSNQYYVENTNVLRTEITAEDGAYRVTDFAPRFHLYERYFKPLMLIRKIEPLSGNPRITIKCKPVCNYGKNAMTVSRGSNHIDYSGCDENIRLSTNVSLTYILDEKAFVLNEAKYLVMTYGQDLEAPIVSTAENFLRETVAYWRLWIKHSSIAGFYQPFVIRSALVLKIHQYEDTGAIIAASTTSLPESPGSTRNWDYRYCWLRDSHYVLTSLNHIGHFEEMEKYFNYLSDISHAEDTRYQPLYGIAGERKITERTLDHLEGYKGEQPIRIGNQAYEHIQNDIYGQVLISMLPLYTDHRFVFSERSDSVKWIESVLSKIESTIDEKDAGIWEFRNIANVHCYSNLFQWAGAQAALKMAKTIGNKNFEYRAQILIDKAAAHIEACYDPERKVYTNAVGSTHLDASTLQLIMMNYLDPASDKAKDHLKALEAELKTEDGLFYRYLHADDFGKPKTTFLICAFWYVEALACVGRTDEAIKEFENIIKYCNHLLLFSEDVDAKTGSQWGNFPQAYSHVGLMNAAYRIAIKLDRPIFL is encoded by the coding sequence ATGCCCGAACAGCATTTATATCAAACCGGAATAATAGGAAATTGCGCTTTTTTAGCCCACGTAAATAAAAACACCGATATATCATGGCTTTGCTGGCCACGTTTTGATAGTTCTTTCGTTTTCGGAAGTTTATTGGATAATGAAAAAGGAGGGGAGTTCTCCATTCGGCCGCAAGGCGAATTTTCATCTAACCAGTACTATGTCGAAAATACCAATGTATTGCGTACCGAAATTACAGCCGAAGATGGTGCATACCGGGTTACCGATTTTGCCCCGCGCTTTCACCTATACGAAAGGTATTTTAAGCCTTTAATGTTGATCCGCAAAATAGAACCCTTAAGCGGAAATCCAAGGATAACAATCAAATGTAAACCAGTTTGCAATTATGGTAAAAATGCGATGACGGTGAGTCGCGGGAGCAACCACATAGATTATTCAGGTTGCGATGAAAATATCCGTTTAAGTACGAATGTTTCATTAACTTATATTCTTGATGAGAAAGCATTTGTGCTTAACGAGGCCAAATATCTGGTAATGACTTACGGACAGGACCTGGAAGCACCAATTGTAAGTACCGCAGAAAATTTCCTGCGCGAAACGGTTGCTTACTGGCGATTGTGGATTAAACACTCTTCCATAGCTGGCTTTTACCAGCCTTTCGTTATCCGTTCAGCCCTGGTGCTTAAAATCCATCAGTACGAAGATACCGGAGCAATAATTGCCGCCAGTACAACCAGTTTGCCCGAATCGCCGGGGAGCACCCGTAACTGGGATTACCGCTATTGCTGGCTGCGCGATTCGCACTATGTCCTTACCTCACTCAACCACATCGGTCACTTCGAAGAAATGGAGAAGTACTTTAATTACCTTTCCGATATTTCGCATGCAGAAGATACACGTTACCAACCACTGTATGGCATTGCCGGCGAAAGGAAAATTACCGAAAGGACATTAGATCATCTGGAAGGTTATAAAGGCGAGCAACCCATCAGAATTGGAAATCAGGCTTACGAACACATTCAGAACGATATTTATGGTCAGGTTTTAATTTCAATGCTGCCGTTGTATACCGATCACCGCTTTGTATTTTCCGAACGGAGCGACTCGGTAAAATGGATAGAAAGTGTTTTATCTAAAATTGAAAGTACCATTGATGAAAAGGACGCAGGGATTTGGGAATTCAGGAACATTGCCAATGTGCATTGCTACAGTAACCTGTTTCAATGGGCAGGGGCGCAGGCAGCCCTAAAAATGGCCAAAACCATTGGCAACAAGAATTTCGAATACCGGGCACAAATTTTAATTGATAAAGCTGCAGCACATATCGAAGCTTGCTACGATCCGGAAAGGAAGGTGTACACCAATGCCGTGGGCAGCACACATTTGGATGCCAGTACACTGCAACTGATTATGATGAATTACCTCGACCCTGCATCTGATAAAGCCAAAGATCATTTAAAAGCATTGGAAGCAGAGCTTAAAACCGAAGATGGTTTATTTTATCGTTATCTGCATGCCGATGATTTTGGAAAACCTAAAACTACTTTCTTAATCTGCGCATTTTGGTATGTAGAGGCGCTGGCCTGCGTTGGCCGAACGGACGAAGCCATTAAAGAATTTGAAAATATCATTAAATACTGTAATCATTTATTGCTTTTTAGCGAAGATGTAGATGCCAAAACTGGTAGCCAATGGGGTAATTTTCCTCAGGCTTATAGTCATGTGGGGTTAATGAACGCCGCCTACCGCATTGCAATTAAGCTGGATAGGCCGATATTTTTATAA
- the cobA gene encoding uroporphyrinogen-III C-methyltransferase, with product MILNKVEKANIEPRITLIGAGPGDPDLFSLKGVKALKTADVVLYDANVNEALLCYAPDGIPKVYVGKRSDDEDFSQEAVNKLIVDYALNYGHVVRLKSGDPFFFAKGYEEIDAAESYSIPTEIIPGISSATGAPSLQKIPMIYKDLSESFWAVTGTNSRGEISEDLYIAAKTKATIVVLNGIEKVKEIAAIFQAENKNLLPVAVIQNGSTPQEKIAVGIVDTIAEIVEDKKITAPALLVFGDVVSLHPQFQPIRDFYEIMAEEY from the coding sequence ATGATTTTAAATAAAGTAGAAAAAGCGAACATTGAACCACGAATTACTTTAATAGGTGCAGGTCCTGGCGACCCGGATTTATTTAGTTTAAAAGGTGTAAAAGCATTAAAAACAGCCGATGTTGTTTTGTACGATGCAAATGTGAATGAAGCTTTACTATGTTATGCGCCAGATGGTATTCCGAAAGTTTATGTGGGTAAACGCAGCGATGATGAAGATTTCTCGCAAGAGGCTGTTAATAAACTGATTGTTGATTACGCTTTAAACTATGGTCATGTGGTGCGTTTAAAAAGCGGCGATCCGTTTTTCTTTGCCAAAGGTTACGAAGAAATCGATGCGGCAGAATCTTATAGCATCCCAACCGAAATTATTCCTGGTATTTCGAGTGCTACAGGTGCACCAAGTTTACAAAAGATCCCGATGATTTATAAAGATCTGAGCGAGAGCTTTTGGGCGGTAACCGGAACCAATTCGAGAGGCGAAATTTCTGAAGATTTATACATTGCTGCTAAAACCAAAGCTACCATCGTAGTTTTAAACGGAATTGAGAAGGTAAAAGAAATCGCAGCTATATTTCAGGCCGAAAATAAAAACCTTTTACCGGTGGCTGTAATCCAGAACGGATCTACCCCACAAGAGAAAATTGCAGTAGGTATAGTTGATACCATTGCCGAAATTGTTGAAGATAAAAAAATAACTGCGCCTGCCTTATTGGTTTTTGGTGATGTGGTTTCCTTGCACCCACAGTTTCAACCCATCCGCGATTTCTACGAAATTATGGCGGAAGAGTACTAA
- a CDS encoding phosphoadenylyl-sulfate reductase has product MERVEEIKEALKGLDTIEKLRFLADRYAGRIIFSTSFGWEDQAITHLIFSNNIPIKVFTLETGRLFPETYYVWNRTLEIYNKPIYAYYPQNELLQDMVNSKGPSSFYESVENRKECCYIRKIEPLKRALKGNEIWITGIRADQSTNREDMHDVEWDEGNQLVKFHPIFDWTLDDVKAYIKENNIVYNTLHDKGFPSIGCAPCTRAVQPGEDFRAGRWWWEDQSKKECGLHAAS; this is encoded by the coding sequence ATGGAACGTGTAGAAGAGATAAAAGAAGCACTAAAAGGCTTAGATACCATTGAAAAATTAAGGTTTTTAGCCGATCGCTATGCCGGTCGCATTATATTTTCAACCAGTTTTGGATGGGAAGACCAGGCAATTACACACCTTATTTTTAGCAATAATATTCCAATTAAGGTTTTTACTTTAGAAACCGGGCGGTTATTTCCTGAAACCTATTACGTTTGGAACCGTACCCTTGAAATTTACAATAAACCGATTTACGCCTACTATCCGCAAAATGAGCTCTTGCAGGATATGGTGAACAGTAAAGGCCCAAGCAGTTTTTACGAATCGGTCGAAAACAGAAAAGAGTGCTGCTATATCCGTAAAATAGAACCTTTAAAAAGAGCATTAAAAGGTAACGAAATCTGGATCACAGGTATCAGGGCCGATCAAAGTACAAACCGTGAGGATATGCACGATGTAGAATGGGATGAAGGTAACCAGCTGGTTAAATTTCATCCGATTTTCGATTGGACATTAGACGATGTGAAGGCATATATTAAAGAAAACAACATTGTTTACAACACCCTGCACGATAAAGGATTCCCGAGCATAGGTTGCGCCCCATGTACAAGAGCAGTACAACCCGGCGAAGATTTTAGGGCCGGAAGATGGTGGTGGGAAGACCAGAGTAAAAAAGAATGTGGCTTGCATGCAGCATCCTGA
- a CDS encoding glycogen synthase, whose amino-acid sequence MEIIHISAECYPIAKVGGLADVVGALPKYQNKLGHIAKVVVPAYDTKFIRESEFEVTYDAWSNYGNHHFQYRILKEKTNKLGFDVYVIHIKGLTDRPNVYGYGDDTERFVAFQIATLDWIAQWEHRPDVIHCHDHHTGLIPFMASNCLKYESIKHVPTVLTIHNAQYQGQFGWDKLYYLPAFDLWKGGLLGWEDAINPLASAIKCAWRVTTVSPSYLEEMMNNARGLESLLRQERWKSVGILNGIDSEVWNPETDPMLGKGYNIKTVEAGKLANKTALCNVFQLDAAKPLFTFIGRLVDEKGADLLPDIFYTALQQHGDNINILVLGSGDSWVEGRLNQLKDIFPGKYNAYIGYNEQVSHEIYASADFLIMPSRVEPCGLNQLYALRYGTVPMVRRIGGLKDTVIDIGDGGFGICHDQTSIWDVTHAINRAVELYNDKKAFKAVRKTMMKLDHSWDNAALNYIELYQILN is encoded by the coding sequence ATGGAAATTATACATATAAGCGCCGAGTGTTACCCTATTGCAAAAGTTGGTGGTTTAGCCGATGTAGTAGGGGCCTTACCCAAGTATCAAAATAAATTAGGCCACATTGCCAAGGTGGTTGTTCCTGCGTACGACACTAAATTCATCCGCGAAAGCGAATTTGAGGTAACATACGATGCCTGGTCTAACTACGGCAATCATCATTTTCAGTACCGCATCTTAAAAGAAAAAACGAATAAACTGGGTTTCGATGTTTATGTAATCCACATCAAAGGCCTTACCGACAGACCGAATGTATACGGTTATGGCGATGATACCGAGCGTTTTGTTGCTTTTCAGATTGCTACCTTAGATTGGATAGCACAATGGGAACATCGGCCAGATGTAATCCATTGCCACGATCACCATACCGGTTTAATTCCTTTTATGGCATCGAACTGCTTAAAATACGAAAGTATTAAACATGTACCTACAGTTTTAACCATTCATAACGCACAATACCAGGGACAGTTTGGTTGGGATAAATTATATTACCTGCCAGCATTCGATTTGTGGAAAGGTGGCTTGTTGGGCTGGGAAGATGCCATTAACCCTTTGGCTTCGGCCATAAAATGTGCCTGGCGGGTAACTACGGTTTCGCCAAGTTACCTCGAAGAAATGATGAACAATGCCCGTGGCCTCGAAAGTTTGTTGAGGCAGGAGCGCTGGAAATCGGTAGGGATTTTAAACGGTATTGATAGTGAGGTTTGGAACCCGGAAACAGACCCCATGCTGGGCAAAGGTTACAACATAAAAACAGTAGAAGCCGGTAAACTGGCAAACAAAACCGCCCTGTGCAATGTTTTTCAGTTAGATGCCGCTAAACCCCTCTTTACTTTTATTGGCCGACTGGTTGATGAAAAAGGAGCCGATTTACTGCCTGATATATTTTACACTGCTTTGCAGCAGCATGGCGATAACATTAATATATTGGTTTTAGGATCGGGCGACAGTTGGGTAGAAGGCCGGCTAAATCAGTTAAAAGATATTTTTCCTGGTAAGTATAATGCTTATATTGGCTATAACGAGCAGGTTTCGCACGAAATATACGCCAGTGCCGATTTTCTGATCATGCCTTCGCGCGTTGAGCCTTGTGGTTTAAACCAGTTGTATGCATTAAGATATGGCACAGTGCCCATGGTGCGCCGCATAGGCGGGTTAAAAGATACCGTAATTGATATTGGCGATGGAGGTTTCGGTATTTGTCACGACCAGACCAGCATATGGGATGTTACCCATGCCATTAACAGGGCCGTAGAGCTGTATAACGATAAAAAAGCTTTTAAAGCAGTGCGTAAAACAATGATGAAGTTAGACCATTCGTGGGATAATGCCGCATTAAATTATATAGAATTGTACCAAATATTAAATTAA
- a CDS encoding glucose-1-phosphate adenylyltransferase: MTDKVLGVILGGGQGSRLSPLTQTRSKPAVPIAGKYRLVDIPISNCLNSGIHRMFVLTQFNSASLNKHIKNTYHFSHFSKAFVDILAAEQTVQNAGWFQGTADAVRQCMHHIVSHEFDYILILSGDQLYQMDFKDMIEKHIEANAEITIATIPVTAKDATDFGILKTDEENMITSFIEKPKTGLDEWISDTGEEMQGEGRNFLASMGIYVFNREYLINILNENEEEKDFGKEILPRAITQSRVLSYQYEGYWTDIGNISSFFEANLGLTDEIPKFNMFDSNHAIFTRARMLPPSKISGTTLDKTIIAEGCIVQASKVEHAVLGIRSRIGKDTIITNSYIMGSDRYQTFEEIQEETSKGNSLIGIGDRCYINNAIIDKNCRIGNDVKINGGEHLEDGDFELYAVKDGIVVIKKGVVLPSGTVI, encoded by the coding sequence ATGACTGACAAAGTTTTAGGCGTTATCCTTGGCGGTGGCCAGGGCTCTAGATTATCGCCACTTACACAAACACGTTCTAAACCGGCAGTTCCAATTGCAGGGAAGTATCGGTTGGTAGACATTCCGATTTCTAACTGCCTTAACTCAGGCATCCACCGTATGTTTGTGCTTACACAGTTTAATTCGGCATCGTTAAATAAGCACATTAAAAACACTTATCACTTTAGTCATTTCAGTAAGGCTTTTGTCGATATTCTGGCAGCAGAGCAAACGGTACAAAATGCAGGTTGGTTTCAGGGTACTGCCGATGCTGTACGTCAGTGTATGCACCACATTGTTTCACACGAGTTCGATTATATTTTAATCCTTTCTGGCGATCAGTTATACCAGATGGATTTTAAAGATATGATTGAGAAGCACATTGAAGCCAATGCCGAAATTACCATTGCCACCATCCCGGTTACGGCCAAAGATGCTACCGATTTTGGTATTTTGAAAACCGATGAAGAAAATATGATCACTTCTTTTATCGAAAAACCAAAAACCGGACTGGATGAATGGATTTCTGACACAGGTGAAGAGATGCAAGGCGAAGGCCGTAATTTTCTGGCCTCGATGGGGATTTATGTTTTCAACCGCGAATACCTGATCAATATCTTAAACGAAAACGAAGAAGAAAAAGATTTTGGTAAAGAAATTTTGCCGCGTGCCATTACCCAAAGCAGGGTTTTGAGTTATCAGTACGAAGGTTATTGGACTGATATTGGTAACATTTCGTCGTTTTTTGAAGCCAATTTAGGATTGACCGACGAAATTCCTAAATTTAATATGTTCGATAGTAACCATGCTATTTTTACCAGGGCACGGATGTTGCCACCTTCTAAAATTTCGGGTACCACTTTAGATAAAACCATTATTGCCGAAGGCTGTATTGTACAGGCCAGTAAAGTAGAACATGCTGTTTTGGGTATCAGATCGAGAATTGGAAAAGATACCATAATTACCAACTCCTACATTATGGGTAGCGACAGGTATCAAACTTTCGAAGAAATACAGGAGGAAACGAGCAAAGGAAATTCGTTAATTGGTATTGGCGACAGGTGTTACATTAACAATGCCATTATCGATAAAAACTGCCGCATTGGTAACGATGTAAAAATTAATGGCGGTGAACATTTAGAAGATGGCGATTTTGAACTCTATGCCGTTAAAGATGGTATAGTGGTAATTAAAAAAGGAGTGGTTTTGCCTAGCGGAACCGTAATTTAG
- a CDS encoding sulfate adenylyltransferase subunit 1 yields MNILKFFTAGSVDDGKSTLIGRLLYDTDSILADQLEALQSSNRKNDDGTIDLAILTDGLRAEREQGITIDVAYKYFQTEKRKFIIADTPGHIQYTRNMVTGASTANLAIILIDARNSVVEQTIRHSYIVSLLGIKHVVVCINKMDMVDYSETVYASIIEKYKVLAQQLKLDDVTYIPVSALKGDNVVQRSENMQWYEGESLLHFLEQVDTDHLDRSQLARMPVQWVVRPQTDELHDYRGYAGRVLSGTFSLNDKVNVLPSGAGSTIEKIEFFDEALDEAHAGQSVIIHLKDDVDISRGDTIVNASALPQESKLIEADLCWMDARALDTSIMYNIQHNSKVTKCKISEILHKVDINTLEKHAADEFKLNDIGRVIIKTADALAFDLYDDNRANGSAILVDSRTNLTVGALMFRAAVE; encoded by the coding sequence ATGAACATATTAAAATTCTTTACAGCAGGCAGTGTAGATGATGGTAAAAGTACCTTAATCGGCCGTTTGTTATACGATACAGATTCTATTTTAGCCGATCAATTGGAAGCCTTACAAAGCTCGAACCGTAAAAATGACGACGGAACAATTGACCTGGCTATTTTAACTGATGGATTAAGGGCAGAACGCGAACAGGGCATTACCATTGATGTGGCCTACAAATACTTTCAAACCGAAAAGCGTAAATTTATTATAGCCGATACGCCGGGTCACATCCAGTACACCCGCAATATGGTTACCGGAGCATCAACCGCAAATCTGGCCATTATTTTAATCGATGCCCGCAACAGTGTAGTTGAACAAACTATCCGTCACTCGTATATTGTTTCACTACTGGGTATTAAGCACGTTGTGGTTTGTATCAATAAAATGGATATGGTTGATTACAGCGAAACGGTTTATGCTTCCATCATCGAAAAGTATAAAGTACTTGCGCAGCAACTTAAATTAGACGATGTAACGTACATCCCGGTTAGTGCCCTAAAAGGCGATAACGTGGTGCAACGTTCAGAAAATATGCAGTGGTACGAAGGCGAAAGCTTGCTTCATTTCTTAGAGCAGGTAGATACCGATCATCTAGACCGTTCGCAACTGGCGCGTATGCCGGTACAGTGGGTTGTACGCCCGCAAACCGACGAGTTGCACGATTACCGCGGTTACGCAGGCCGTGTATTGAGCGGAACTTTTAGCCTGAACGATAAAGTAAATGTATTGCCTTCAGGTGCTGGCTCTACCATCGAGAAAATTGAATTTTTTGATGAAGCACTGGATGAAGCCCATGCAGGTCAGTCGGTGATTATCCATTTAAAAGATGATGTGGATATTAGCCGTGGCGATACCATTGTAAATGCTTCTGCCTTACCGCAAGAATCGAAACTGATTGAAGCCGATTTGTGCTGGATGGATGCACGTGCATTGGATACGTCTATCATGTATAACATTCAGCATAACAGTAAGGTTACGAAATGTAAAATCAGCGAAATTCTGCATAAGGTAGATATCAACACACTCGAAAAACATGCAGCTGATGAATTTAAACTGAACGATATAGGTCGGGTGATTATTAAAACAGCAGATGCGTTGGCTTTTGATCTTTACGATGATAACCGCGCTAATGGCTCAGCTATTTTGGTTGATAGCCGTACCAATTTAACAGTTGGAGCCTTAATGTTCAGGGCAGCAGTTGAATAA
- the cobA gene encoding uroporphyrinogen-III C-methyltransferase produces the protein MVNQNKESKITLLGAGPGDPDLLTLKGVKALQAADVVLYDALTNEALLEHAPAEAIKVYVGKRSGEHSYPQDTINKLMIDYALNYGHVVRLKGGDPFVFGRGYEELDYAASYSIPVSVIPGISSSIGVPGLQQIPVTHRGLSESFWVITGTTTSGEVSADIYQAATSNATVVVLMGLKKLSKIVEIFKAAGKHNLPTAVVQNGSAEDEKLVVGVVETIESLVQHENIKAPALLIFGEVVSLHPSFKNIIKQYASIA, from the coding sequence ATGGTTAATCAAAATAAAGAATCAAAAATAACCCTTCTAGGCGCAGGTCCGGGCGACCCTGACTTGTTAACTTTAAAAGGGGTAAAGGCTTTACAGGCTGCAGATGTAGTATTGTATGATGCATTAACCAACGAAGCTTTATTGGAACATGCACCGGCAGAAGCCATTAAAGTATATGTGGGTAAACGTTCAGGAGAGCATTCTTATCCTCAGGATACCATCAATAAATTAATGATCGATTACGCTTTAAACTATGGGCATGTAGTGCGGTTAAAAGGTGGCGATCCATTTGTGTTCGGCAGGGGTTACGAAGAGTTAGATTACGCCGCATCATACAGCATTCCGGTGAGTGTTATTCCAGGTATTTCGAGTTCAATCGGCGTACCGGGTTTGCAGCAAATTCCGGTTACACACCGTGGCCTGAGCGAAAGTTTTTGGGTAATTACAGGAACAACCACATCTGGTGAAGTATCGGCCGATATTTATCAGGCGGCAACATCAAATGCTACTGTAGTAGTTTTAATGGGACTTAAAAAACTTTCTAAAATTGTAGAGATTTTTAAAGCTGCAGGAAAACATAATTTACCAACAGCAGTAGTGCAGAATGGTTCGGCAGAAGACGAAAAATTAGTGGTTGGTGTGGTAGAAACTATAGAAAGTTTAGTGCAACACGAAAATATTAAGGCTCCGGCATTGTTAATATTTGGAGAAGTTGTATCATTACATCCGTCATTTAAAAACATCATTAAACAATATGCAAGTATTGCCTAA